Sequence from the Amaranthus tricolor cultivar Red isolate AtriRed21 chromosome 1, ASM2621246v1, whole genome shotgun sequence genome:
ccaactccccttcttcggtgtaagtgatatcacaagcccaagtcttCGAAGAGTTGTCCTCCTCTACTCGTCtagaggtggacatagggcataaggtgtgTGAGGAATGATTGTAGTAATGTTGCCTtgggtcatgtcatttgctagcacatcctcatcgatatccacatcatcctcagaaggatcgtcaatgagctcattactctcatttccgtcatcccaaggtcccatctcatcacttttttctaagttaaccattgaatcaattaGAACTTGATTCGGAGGGGGTTGAGAAAGAGTATAAGATGCGGAAGGAACAAAATTAAAGGATTAATAGTTTCCTGAgttgatataggcataggggtaggagtaggattagaagtaactacattccctaagggtacttcttctacgtataactccaaagagggaaattggctggactttgaatgctcccacatagcatctatagcctcatcatcctcaatagGAAAGGctagcaattctccactcatgtcatatttaaagcttatatttacggtacttctagtgggATCCAATCCAATcatagaacatataaaacgtttaaactgattcaaatccatgttcgagttgcctgcaaacaacctacgtcttcccccgacataatgaactttgccactattttctcgaatacaaccattccaaaagcatattatagtgacgcgaaatgataccatttctacatgaatacaaacaaaatcaacatcaccatcaacttcatgcccatacaagtacattatattcatttgattataatctttttggtctacaaattaataaagtccataatgtaactaagcTCATACTATATAACgcacataaaattaaaataataaatcaattaataagttcataagtaatatttataataacaacatcaaaatttctaataacatataatgtacataatattcaactaattcaatatgctcatcaacaataatatttcaaaaatcaacaaaataaagctattaaaacaattaaacattatCTTGATCAGTTGTGGATGAATAAGAAGCGTGTAGATTTTAGAACTAGTGACCTACATTTGAGTAAATAACCAAACttcattaaaaccctaaaaaacgatatatatatatatatatatatatatatatatatatatatatatatatatatatatatatatatatatatatatatgtatatatatgtatgtatgtatcaaaaaaacgcataaaagtttacctttgtgcaagctagagtatcccagaCTAATTTTAAAGTGtcaaattgaaagagaaatgcaagaattgatggattgaatctaGTCTAAAAGTGGTTTTGTAAGGGGAATGTTGAGTAGTATAAGATAGGGTTTTGAGAACTGGGGAAAATGGGAACGAAGGGAGCTGATATGCATACTTGTGGAGCAtgttgttcgtagttactaactgcgaacaggtcaaaaaaaaatcaacaattgtTCGCTTTGTTTTTTTGACACTACGAACAGCCCAAACCATAGGTTTGGGAATTgcacgcttatttttggaaataagttgaaacttatcttatttcgtgcattttgttgataatttatcttattcattTTAGTTTTTCTACTTTACTCgcaaataaaaatcagaaactCTGTCTAATACAAGCATCACAATTTTTACAGTAAAACTGTCTTTTTAAAAGGCCATCTCTTTAAGCGAgccaaaatttttataaaaaaaaaaactaaaaaatacgAAAAGTGCTAATCTCAAAATTTACATAccataatcatttatatatttcacAAACCACAAAATAGTTACTTCACATACCATAAATACCTACATCACATAATATAAATGCGTGCTTCgagtgaattttttttaaaatttattaagccGCTTCTGAGAGGGCTATCTCTTAGAGAGatagtctctcacaagagtttTTGTACTAACATTTAGGAATAATTCTCATCAATAAGTCGACAATAAAAATTCTAAACCACAgaaattagataaaaataaatgacaCATCAGCTATGTCAAAATAATTAGTTGGATCTCGTAAAATTACCCTTACCTAGTAGGAAAGTAGAGATCATTCACACAGGAAACGTAGTTATATAATATCTGTATTCTGTTGAATATGAAGATGGCGTCGAAAGAAAATGAAGGAACAAATTCAGTGGAAGCTAGGATCTTATAAATAGAGATATGCAGATTTTTGTACTTTGACAGTGATATAACCGAGAGAGTTACAAAATAACACTTGAGATCACTGTAAATCTCGCATAGAAAAGGAAACCGAAGGCAAATCTATAGTTTTATACATCTAAACctgctaaaaaaaaaaaccacagcAAACAAGCGGTTATGACAACTTTGATtcaggaaaataaaaattactataTGATTGACAACACTGCTCACTGGTGAAAACTGGCTCTTGGTGAACCAGAGTCGGAAACTTCAGAATATCCAGCAGCCAAGTTTTTTCCTCTCTCTTCCTCGGCCACCTTCTCCTTTGTTTTCTGACCCACATCCTCAGCAGCCCTGGCAACTCTGTTAAAAGCACCGGTAACCCAAGAAGCTCCAGTTAAGATGTATCGATTCTTCATTATGGCAGAACCAGCATTACTAACAGTTTGCTCAGCAGCAGTTAATGCAGATTTTGTTTTCTCTGAGACTTGAAATTTCTGGTCAACTTCCTTCATCTTGTCATTCACCAAGGTTGTGCCCATGCTAATCTTCTGGCTCAAGCCAATCTTTTGGTCCAGAGATGCAACGGTAGCAGAGGCAGTCGAAGTGAATCGATGCTTGTCATCAAACGCCTTAGCTTTGTTTACTGCATCTTTTCCCAAGACAAAGCCCTTGGCTAGCATAGTAGTAACAACATCCTCGGCCTTTTGCACAGGTCCAGCTGCAGTAACGCCGTCATCCTCAGTTGCctatatgaataaaaaataactgTCACTTCCTCATGCTTAGCAAAAGCTATACATCTCTCTGCATGCTTTCTACACAAATAATAAATCATACCACAGGTGATGCTGATACAGTAGCTGGTGGTTGGTAATCTGGTGCAAGAGCTATTGTCACTGATTGATCGACTATTGTCGCACCCTGAAGAAGTGAAGggtaaaataaagttatttagAAGGATTCTGTTAACTAACATAACTCTAAGAAAGAAAATATAGTAACACCAAGAagaaaactataaaaataatttagggtgAGGCTAAGCacataacaaattaaaaaggcaTCATCATCGGGTCTATTGACAGTCAAAAGACAGCTGGGAACAGAAGGAAAGGCTAAGTAAGAAGTGTGCTTGATTTCCTTCCAAACATTCCCAATCGGGAAAATGTGAACTTTATTATAGAGAAAATATTCAACTACATAATATGACTATGGGAATAACTATCTGATGGATAAATTTTCTTATATAACTATCTAATAAAGTAATTCCACCAATGGACTACTACCAGAACCCTTAATTTGTCCAAAAAATTTCATCAAGAAAGGCACATCCCACATTTCCCTAAAATTTCTAGCTCTCTTTATCTTTGTTTTCCCTCTTCCTCTGTTTTCTTTTGTGCTTTATATATTGACCAAGAAAGCATTTGTGCAAATCCTATATTTGAATAGTTTGTGCTTGTGCATAATGGCCGTCTTATCTCAACAGAACCTCCAAATTTAAAGGCTTCCTGTAGAGGGTGAAGCCATTAAACAACCATAGGAGTCGTATTGGGAaaaatatgcaaaattttgttAGGAAAGATACATCTTCCTTCCTGGTTAATATTTTGGCCATACATTCCTGATTATTCGATCTCTCTAGGGCATATGATCATGAATATATGATGCATTGCAAACTATGACCATGCCAGAGGAGTCGAATGAAGAAGATATTAgtcttttttctaaaattgttgACTTGAGGttatttcataaattttatttctaaTCTTTTTTAAGCTTGCTAGATAGAAACATACTAAAGAGAACAAAGGATTTAGAggcaaagagaaaaaaattgcaTGAGAAGAAAATTTTGACACATTATAGATTTTTATAGAGGTAGGTtgacaaaattattttattatgtaGGTAGTTCTCCATGGAAGGAAAATGTAACCCAATGTTACACGAAATATTCAGAACGAGAAACGTGAAACTGAGAAAGTTAGTCAAGTGTTTTGAAAACTTAGATAACGAAATTTGATCCTCATGATATTTGTCTAACTACATTGATCATAAGTAAAAAATACAATCACAATatcaatcataaattaaaagCCTTACACACCAAAACATGACATAATATGACCAcaacaataaaagaaaaaaaaagaagaaaaggcTCATTAAGCAATACAAGACAATGCTATATAAGTGTTTTGAATTGCAGTATCGAACGAAAGGCTCGAAACGGAATACAGGACAATGTTTTGAATTTTTCACTTTCATATAGTTCCTTTCTTTACTTCCCTATCATCCAAACACATTGCATAATAGCTAAACATTAACACCAATTTGACATTATAAAAGGGGAAAGTGCACCATGTATCAACATAAACAAATGAAGATTGTTCCAAAATAAGTTCAGGGAGTCCATCAATGCAAAGAAAACCACGAAATGACCTAGTAAAGTGAAAAATATGTCCCCCTAAGCCAGTATAATTGTTACTTGTTATACATGATAATTTTtagcattataaaaataatttacatgataatttttagcattataaaaataatttgccTCTATTGGAATTTTCTACTTGGTGGGTTGTGTCCAAATAAGGTAAAAGCATAGTAAGGTCTTTGGGGTTATTGTGAAGATAGCTACAAAACCATTTGTATTATCTGTGAAATTGTTTTGAAACATTTATTGCAATCGCAACCCCATATGAGATTTTGCACTAGAAGACCTTAAAATGAACTAGTAAATGTACAAATGTACCCATACAAAATTATGGGTTACAGGACATGTCAATGTAGATGTTACTTGTTATAGTCACACACCTTTACTGCCAATCATTATGAATTATGTTTAGCAACAAGAACATGTCCCTAATTAAGGGAGGTTTACAAATATCATACCCTCTCTGATAAAATGAGTTTATGTATGCATCATTGTTTAGTAGTTGACCCAACCTAGTGGTTCACTGGCCATCGCTTCATCACCTATATAGGATGGAAGAATGAGGAGGCAAGAAGGAAAACTGGTCGAACCAATCACTCCATTAGCGTTTGGAAACATAAAACAAGAAAGAAGGGAGAAAAGACTCGTGCCAAAGGATGACAACTCGACGCATTGCGTGGATAGTAGTTTAAGGTGAAGACTTACGTCAACATTATTGCGAATTTTAGTTAAGTGTTCAATTATTTTAGAAGTAGTCAATCAAGGAAAAGTAATCCCTTCCAAATTTTTAGTGttacaaaaagaataaaaagatgTTACGTTTGTTGTATTGGCTCATTGATTCTATTCATTAAACAAGGTGCTTATAAAGCACAGTGTAGTTTCTGTCCAAGAGAGCAAGTggtttgtttgataaaaaaggTTGTGGGAGAGTAGCCCACCCAAACACTTACTTTGTGTTCATATAAAGCCCGACCAACTATTCTTAAACACCATTCTTTGGGTCTcaattaacactaaaatatgtacATGGAGTTGAGTAAGCATAGGACGAATCATATTTGGCATCTAAACAAGGTCAAAATTTGTGGTAAAATCGTGAAAAGTTAAGAAAAAATCCAATGTGCTTTCAATGTTTGCGTTTTCCAATTCAAAATATTGCGATCTAATATTCAAGTATCTTTTTAAAATGTTAGCAAGTTAAATTTGACTTTGTGGTGTTCAAATTTTGGCAATTTAtgcttttttcacaaaattgaTATTTGAGTATGTTTTGCTTCATATACTTTTTAGTTGACCAAAACTTGTGTTCCTCATGTCAAATGAAAGCTTACAGAACCTAGTTTTCTAGTTAAAGTGTTGGATAATTTTTTCGTTCGAAATTATTGCAAGCTACTTGCACCAAATCTAGGTGCAAGGTCATAAATGAAGGCCTTACAGGCAAAGCCAGAGCCATACAAACACATTGCAAAAGTTGATGAGGAGGCACAGCCTGCACAGCCTATGACTCATAATGAATGAACAGAATGCAAACAACAAGAACCAAATCAAGTGATCCAATGTGAAGTGCTCGAGGGAAAAGAAATCCATGGACTTAAAGAAAGAAGGATGATCACACTCCTCACAGTATAACCACGACAAGAGCAGGAGGCACAACAGGAAACACAACAAGAGGGATCAGACACACATGCCAACACTTACGCTGTTtccttttgcttttttttttttaaaaaaaaagggtgTAATTAGAATTAGTAAGTAGTTGGGACAGCTGGCTTATTTTTGCCTCTTATCCCAACGGCTAGTTTAAAGGCAAATCTATATATAGGCCTTCAACATTGTATGAAAATCAGTTTTTGAGTTTTAATCAAAGTTTCTCATTCATCTCAGAAGTTGTTTCCAACTTGTGAGTGAATCAATTCTTGTGTGTCCGTGAGTGAAGCCACGTCCAAGAATTGGATCAAATCAATCTAGGGAGTGAACCTAGAGAGAGGAGATCAGGGGAGAGGGTGACATTGGTGAGTGAAGCCAAAGATCCTTAAATCCAAAGCCACTGTTTGAAAAACAGACTGAACATTCAGAAATCAACCATACAATTCACAAGGAAGGAACCTGTTGCAGGAGAATTAATTGGTGTCATCGCAACCTTGAAGAATCACTGATTGAACCTTCAAAATCAGTGCACTACTAAAAATCAATATAGAGGAGTAATAAAGCCAAATGAGTCTTTTTGTTATGATTGTGTGTTGGGGAGGGAACCAACAAGTTGCAACTGTTTTCTCAATAGTGATGCTTAGAGACCAATAGTTGTAATTTGGTTCCATATTGTTGTTTGAGCACTAAATAGCTACATAAACAACCAAGAGTTGTGATTCGGTTCCTTATTGTAGTTTGAGCAATAAATAACTACATGAAAAACCTAAAGGGCGGGCAAGAGAAATTAGAAACAAATGAGTAACACTCTTAGTTAGGTTTTCAAGGTTataataatcaacaaaaaaatgtAGAAGTTGTGACCCATTAACTGAATCAACCAAGAGATTTCTTCAAATATAAGAACTTTTAGATGAAATTTCTTGATTTTGATGTGAATAGCTATGATCTAGAAGTGTTCATCCAGTGGCATCAATGCTTAGAGAATTGTTGGAGAATTAGTTTGAATCTTATAACGTGAAAATAGAAATGTTGTTTTAAGCTtgcaaaattaaaaactaatcaaactAGAGGTGAACTGCCATATGGTTGAAAGGAAAGCAACCGACATGTGCTACATGGTATGCCCAAGATTAATACTACAAAACTTTTGAAGACTACAACTGTATGTTAAACAAGAATACAGTTTTATGGAAGAAAATGATCACTTGCAAACTCTCAAAATACTAGAAGTACAATATGCAATTCAAGGTGATGTTGATATAAAGCAGGCTAGAGAATGATCGCAATGGTGTAGTTAAAGACAATATTGTTCTCCATCAGCACATAAATTATAATGAAGTTTTGAACATGACAAAGAAGTTAGAGGTACAGGTTAATAGGATAGGAGGCCGAGTTCTTTAGCTAATAGTGATCAATCCAAATCTAGTAGCCATTGAAGCCCATGTTAAACATCGTTTGTTTCAAGTATAACAGTCATAATCATTATTAGAACAAATTTTAGATATACAATCTCAACTGCCATCCAAAAAGATCATGTTAGTATTAAGGGAAGGGACAGAAGAATGGATGGAAGAAGTACCATATAATAGATGGCGATGGCACATTTGAATAAGATAACAATGTTGGTCATAAGGTTTATAGTTCTTTGATGATGCATGAGACACTTTGGACGACAAGAGTGAGAGCATGCTTGTACACAAGGGTAGCTGCTGACAACAAATGAAAACGAGCCTTAGTTGACACTTTGTTGACGGGAGGCAGTGCACCCCAACAACTACTCGTTGGCTATGCAGGATGCAAAGATCAGGTGCTACACTACCGATTCTGTGCCAATGTCTGACACTTGTAGAAAAATTAAGACATAGATATGAGTCTGATGTATTAATTAGAAGGATATATTGGgtattttagtattaattagTTAAAGAGACTCAAGTATAAATAAGGTGAGTAGAGAAACTGATCATGAATTTTTTTATCGAATTTAGTTAGTTTTATACTCATGTCCTAGGAGAGTCTAACCCTCTTTAAAGCTTGTAATCCTATCTTTCAATTGTAATATTTTAGATTACACTAATACATAGACATTTAAATTCTCATTATAATCATTCCATTCGTGCAGTTCTTACTATCTTGCAATGATTTTGGCTACAAACTAATGATTAAGACCAATGACTAATCAAGTCTATTACAACTGATATCAGAGAAGATCAGTCCTAAGTTCCAAGAGCAACTAAAATCTTTGAATCTGATAGAAAATTTGGTTTTGAATCACTGAACTAGTATAACTTGCACAAACAAGTGAAGGAGGACCTTGAAGAGTTTAGGAAGGTGAACGTTAAGCTATAAGATTCAAAATCTTAGAACACTTAATTCAAGTAgaagaaagaaaacaaagaggaaaaaaaaaaaaaaaaaaagtaaaatctcAAATGTTGTTGCACGGAAAAGAGGGCTATAATTATGTCAAAGAAAACGTTGTAGGTATAAATTTAGGGTATGGAGACGAG
This genomic interval carries:
- the LOC130818572 gene encoding binding partner of ACD11 1, encoding MSIKSVKVCNVSLGASEQDIKEFFSFSGEIEHIELQSENERSQTAYVTFKDAQGAETAVLLSGATIVDQSVTIALAPDYQPPATVSASPVATEDDGVTAAGPVQKAEDVVTTMLAKGFVLGKDAVNKAKAFDDKHRFTSTASATVASLDQKIGLSQKISMGTTLVNDKMKEVDQKFQVSEKTKSALTAAEQTVSNAGSAIMKNRYILTGASWVTGAFNRVARAAEDVGQKTKEKVAEEERGKNLAAGYSEVSDSGSPRASFHQ